The Larus michahellis chromosome 23, bLarMic1.1, whole genome shotgun sequence genome segment TTCGTCAAGGAGAATTTGTAACTGCTCTCCCAGTGCTTCTTGGCTTCCTCAGGCAGCACCTGCAGGAGAAACAGAGGGCGGTAGAGATTTTTCACTGTCCAAGATGCAGCCGAGACTTGAAATACAGGGCTGGGAATCAGGACACCCGGGTgctcccaccagctctgcccgACCCGCAGCGGGACTACGAGGAGCTGTGAAAGGGTTACAGTAAATGTCCTTCCAAAGCCACCCCTGCCCAAAAGAAGAGGCTTTTGCCTCTCCCCACACCGGAGGGCTGCAGTTCCCACCTACCCGCCGGTACTTCTTCTGCAGACTGTCCAGGCTCTCCAGCTGGCTTTGCTTCCCAATATTTGGCTTGTAGAGGATGAAGTTCTTCCCGcggctctgctctgccagcagacAGGTGTATCTGCGGCCTCGCATCTGTCAGGGTAGAGCTGATGGTTACAGCCACAGCCTCTCTCTCTCCGAGCCCACATTTCTCTAAATTAACCCCTTCTTTCCAGGATGTAAGTTCTTGGAGGCATCTCCCAGCCCACAGCAAGGGGTCAGACACAGACCTCTTACAGCCAGGGCAGACCTCCCGTTGGAATCACCCTCCGAGCTGGGATGCCAGCCCGGCAGAGCCCAGGGACCTACCTTGCAGGAGAGGTAGAACCCATCGAAGGATCCTGTCAGTTTGAGTGACTTCTCATAGGCTTCCTCCCACTTTAAGCCTCTGTCGACGCTGATCTAaacagggacagagagagggattCTGTAACTTCAAGGGGCAGGACATGCGCATCAGCGTCTGTCTCGCAAATCCCACCCTCAACACACACTTGGTGCTGCTGCAGCCTAGGAGCAGGCACTGCCAGCCTGCCCTCCCGGGTACGGCAGCCTCTCCTCGCCTCCCCTGTGTAACTCCCAGCACCAGTCACCATGACTAGGGCAGATTTGTGACACAAACATGACACaaagccatggggcagggggggagggacCCAGCAGCTCACAGCCGCAGACAGGGAAGCGCTGGAGAAGTCTGGACTGCAGAGATAGCCGTGCAGGCTGCCTACCTTATAAAACACGACCTGCCCATCCTGCGGGTGCCCAGGGGTCAGGAAAACCTCCTTGCTCTCCTCGTAGATCTCATCCACTCCTGGGGCTAAATCTGTGGGAGAAAAAGACTGCTGTAAGATCCACTTTTCCGTACCAGCTCCTCTCCTTGTGGGAGTCTCAAGATCTGTGCTGTGTGGGGACACCGCGGTGCCCAAGATGGCTGTGGAACTGCCATCAGTCAGCACAGGGAGGAACAGGGAACCTCGGGGGTACAGTAGGGAGAGGTGTGGCCACCCCTCTTTCTCCGTACCTAGGATGCCCATGTCGTATTTGCCCTCCTTCTTGTCCTTTTCAATCAGATAGTCAAAGGTGTCAGAAAAATACTGGAAGAGCATGTTCTGCTTGTCCACCTCCAGACCCAGGATGCGGTTCAGGAATTTGGTGATGGAGCAGTCTGCAAGAGCGTGGCGGGTCAGGGAACGTGGCGCAGCTGGTTACGGAGCCCACCAGCACGCTCCCAAAGAAAGCCACCCAACAAGCCACCCAAGCTCCCTTCCCGAGGGCAGCACAGCACTAATGCAGGAGAGCGCAGCCCAAGGGCTGTTCCTCCAGGCTGTGGtcagctgccaggctgctgcaggaaaacgtgacctgcagctccagctaaTGCCCACAGGACCCTCCCCTCAAAGCAAACATCCTGCCCCCGCTGCACAGCAAACCCCTGGAGGCTGTGTTCCCGTGCAGAGGGAGCGGCTGGGCCACGACCCTCCTGCTTCTTTCATTTCTCCCCTGTGTTGGGCAGAAAAAGCTTGACACATACCCTTCTCCACCGAGACAGTGCCGTACTTCATCTGATTGCAGCAGATCCCCACGGAGATGAGACCTTGCTTCATTTCTGCAACGGCAGAAGACAGTTTGTGCATTACAGGGTTAAGCCTCCCTTCAGCAgtcctgcagggctgcctccccTTCAGCTGTGCCCATTATATCGCAGCTAAGTCTCTCCCAGACTCTTTGTCCCCCCACGCCTGGCAAGGTGACATGCATCACGGCCAATCGTCCCGCTCACTGGTGAGCTGCTAAGCCAGCGGCACCGTCCTCTCTCTCTGACCTTCTGCCCCGTTCTTCAGGCATCCCAAACCTGAGCCCAACCCGGTGAAGAAGACGCTGCAGAAACCCCAGAGGTGGTGATGTTCTTACCATGGAAAAACGCAGCCTCCCCTCTGTCATAGCTCTTGGGCACAGGAACTCTGTTCTCCGTGTGGTTGAGGATAGTGGAGAGAACTCTGTCTAGCGCTTTAGCCCCGTACTGCGAGAGGAGACAAGAGTCACGCACGGGACAAACTTccacctgcagctcagcagcGGCCCGAGTGTGTCACTACACTTGTGCTGGCACCGCAGAGAAAGCCACCACCTCTGGGAAGGTCACCAACCTGGTGGCTGTGCCAAGGGGGAAGCTGCGTGTCAGGGGCTTCCTCTGTCCCCAGGGGTGCACATCCCCAGGAACCTGCACATCTGCATCCCAGCGCTGGCACCAGCTCCCCTGAGGCCCAAACGCCCTTCCCGGCTGTCCCATGGGAGCGCAACCCCCCCGCCAGCGCGGCGCTCGTTTGCACCCCGCTGATGATAATCCAGTTCTGTATGCTGTACGCGGGGTGCTATGTGcggggagctgggtgctgggtgctaGGCCAGATCCTGCCTGTAGATGCCAGCAACGATCTTCCTGGCGCTGGCTCCCACTGAAGGCTCTCACTAACTACTTCAACCCCTCCTCGGCTCAGCCACCCCAAAAACAGCCGCAGGTTACCTTATTCTCAAAGTTGTACTTGCTGAGATCTCGGGATTCAGTGGCCCGTCGGTCTCCGTGAGTTAAGGCACCCTAGGAAGGCGGATAAAACAAAAAGTTCTTACTTTTAGCTGTTGCAAAACACCAGAGAAGGATGGCGAAAGCCAGGTCTCAAAAGAGGCCAGGATAAGAACGAGCAGTGGGGAAGCAGTGTTCCTCTGGAATATTGAGACCTTGCCAAAGTATTTGGGGATttatcagaaatgaagaaaaatgaaacagagacAAATTAATTATTCCATTAATTATTTCATCAGCTTTCTGGAAACAGATGGGTTTACGCTCCTGCAACACTGGGGGAATTCCAGCATCTGGAATTGGGTTCTGCTTCCCTGAAATTCCTCCTGATGCCTCGGTTACGTATTCTTCTTCACTTCCTTTCCCAAATCCCAGGATGCTAAATGCTGCCTGCGTTCCACAACTGCAATGCCTTCGGTCAGGGGTGATGCAATCCCCCGTACCAGTTACACTGGCCATGCCAGCGGGAACACCGGAATGGAAGCTCTTCAGAGAGAATTGGAACTGACACGTTAATCTCTTTGCTGCAGGGCACTTACGAGGCTCTCCAGACGTTTTGCCACGATGGATGCAAACCTCCTCTCCCCGGCCAGCTCAGAGATAAGGAAGACATACTCCGGAGCAGAAACCTGGTTCGATCGGTGTGTTCGACCTACAGGGACACGAGGAGAGAAGCGAAAGGAGAGGTTGGTACAGCCTGTCTGGTACGGGAAGGGAAGCTGAGCAAGAGGTGAGAGAGTCCAAACAACTTTCTACGCCCTGCTGGTTTTCAAAGGAGATCTCCCTTTGGGGGAAAGGACAGAGTCGCGTTCATCACCCTGGTGCTGCCGAGACCTGGGCAGAGTTGAGTTTATGGCCCTGACCCTCTGGGGCTGAGGAGCGACTCCCCAGTCTGAGCTGGGACGCGAGTTATTTCTTTCGTGCTCACGTATTGAGGAACTGCCCCTCCCCATCCTACAGAGCCTCCCCAGGGGGAACAGAAATCCCCAGGCACCGCCGGCACGTTTCCCGAGGACACACTGCTAACACGTATGGGAGGGTTTCCCCTTCCCACACTGCAAATCGCTCCTGAAGTCAACACAAACCTTCCCCACGAGAAAAATCAGTCACAACCGATTTGTGTCTGCATTTCCACCCTGGCAAAACGCGGGAGCACTGTACTCTGCAAGGTGCTGTATCTCAGAAAGCTAAATACACCTCCCCGGCTGCCCCACAGGCCTGGCTCGGGTGGCCACGCGTGCCCTTCCCTCCCAGGGCTGCCCGAGCCTCCGCGGTCTGAGCCACCACGCTCAGGGGAAGGGGACAGTGACCAAGAACATCCAGCCCTCACCAAACTGCTGTATGGCCCGGTCTGCGCTCCAGGGCAACTCCAGCGTCATGTGCACCCGGCGCTTCTGGTTTTTCACCCTTCTGTCTGCTTGGAGAGAGATACCTGAGCTGGAGGCCTCGGAGATTATTGCTACAAGCTAAGGGAGAGAGATAACAAGTGAGAAAGGGAGTGAGGTTCCTGGACATCTGCAAAACTGCTTCAAGAAACAGCCCAAAGCACAACTCCCCAGCCCGTGAAGGGACCCAGGACTCCCTGTGACCTTCCAGCACGtccaacagcagcagaaagctgcaGAGCCTTGCTGGCCTGAGGCTGGCAAGGCACAAGCATGCAAAGGCACCCTCactttccttcccctctcagTGCTCACTCCCCTGCAGGTGTTTGGGGGTTTCCTTGGCTCAAACCCGACtcaccttttcccctttcataAAACGCTCCTTCTCCTTCAGGTTGACGTGGTCTATAGAAAGGCCTTGTTCTGCACGAGACTCGAACATGACGGAGCCGTCCGGTCTGCAAACTACCCGGCCCTTCCGCCCCGTCATCTGCACACACcgacaggagagagaaaaggctgTTATAGCAGAGGGGAGAGACCTGTACGGCGCCGCAAGTCAACTCTCAACAGCTTTTTCAGAttgcaaggaaggagaggaaacccTCTTTCCCAGCAGAAGCCCCGTTTGCCGGCCCCTTTTCCTGTCCCCCAGTGCCACTGAAATATACTCTTGATTGTGAGGAGTACCTCAGCCACATTCTCCGGGCCCCCGAAGTGATTGATCAGTTCATCCAAGGTATTGAGAGGTAGCTCTTTGCCCAGTGCTTTTACTTTTGTTAGGAGATCCTGCTTCATCTTTTCCACATGTTCTAGTTCTCGCAGGCCATGCATATCTTTCCGAGAAGGCAGCACGTGAAAATTACCTGCAACATAAAACGCAAAAGTTTAGAGTTAGCTGGTAACTGCGAATCAGAGAGGAGGGGAAACGTTATCCCAAAGGGCTTCTGGGGACACTATCGGATGAGCAAAGACACCTTGTCTTGCAATGAACGCTGCCGAGTGACTTCCCTCTGTGCTTCCCCCTGTTTTGGTGGGGAAGGAGCACACGGGGCAAATTCTTCCTGCTCACTGATCACTCAGGTTAACGTGAATCAACCTCACAAGCCCAAGTTTGATCATCACAGGATGAAGACTAGCCAAGATCACAGGGCTGTCCCGAGCAGAGAAAGAGCTTCACTTTTCCAAGAAAACACCAAGAGAGTCCCCTCTCATCAGCTCACTGACTCCGCAATCCCCCCAGCCAGACCCCCCAGAAGGGTCCCGGCTGATCTGCCTCTGCCTGTGCTTGCAGGGCACCGGGGTGGgtggctgtccccagctgggtGACAGGCACTAGAAGGAGGTGACTCCAGTTCCCAGGTCCCCCCAGAGAGGAAGGAGCCAACTCCATGCTGCTGCTCCCTTACTTCTGTCGTCAGCTGCGAAGCCGTTGTAGGTGTGCTCAACGAAGATGACATCGTCCGTCTCAAACACAGACTCCGGGGAGGAGTTGAAGTCACTGTCGAGCCCCATGTCGGAGTCGGTGCTGCTGTCATCGCTGATCTTGATGACGCCCGTGAGGTCACACACGCCCTTCAGAGCCTTGGCGCAGCGGCCCCTCTGCTTCCCTGCTAGGGAGAGCGAACGGCGTCAAGGGAGCGTCCCCAGCCGCGAGCATCAATGTAGAACAGCAAGCGCCAGttcagaaagagaaggagaaggaggaatcACAAAATAGCTGAGATTGCCCCAAATGAAAGGCTGATCTTGGAAAGACAGAGCCGCTTGGGTAGGGTGGGGGGCAgttagggagggagggagaggaaaaaagagaaaggaagagagagaaaggaagaacaagGCACTCTTTTATCAGGGCTGAAGCCAGTTGCACACATCAGGATGAACGCACAGCCGGCTCTAAGCAGTGCTAACTCCTCAGGGGAAGGAGTCCGCAGGTTTGCCTGCCTCTAGAGGAAGGTGCAGGACACGGGAAGGTGCCAGCGTTTCAGGATGTTGTTTGGTTCCAAGCACAGTAAGACATGCCCCTGCTACATGACAGGGCTCACAAACCAGCCtgcacaggctgctctgcagcagcagcccgtCAGGATAACCTCCACAATCCGCCAGTgctgctgcccccctcctccctctttcccacaTCCCACTGGAGGAGAAATCCCAAAACTCTTCTTACCTGCAGCCGCAGCCAAGAATTTGGCAGGGaagtgatttcccccccccccccgcccctccccaggACACCTGCCACGCTCTAAGTAAGGGGTAGTGGAgaaccccccaccccggctgccAGAGGCTTCAGAGGTGCAGGGagggctctgggcagcctgcccGCAGGCTGGGCAAGCGGCCAAGGGAGGGGGGCACAGCTACTGGGCAAGTGGTGGAGGCGAGGACCTACGCTGTGACAGGGTCAGAGGGAGGAAAGGGTGAATGACCTAGAGCTGCCGTCCTCCGGATGAGAGAGAGCCATGGGAGATGCGCGGGAGGGCAAACTGAaaccagggcagagcagcaaaAAGCGTGAAgtagggaaaagggaaaaaggaaaagaaaaagctgagtgGCTGGGGTGAAGCAGCAAGGCAGGAGGTCAGATGCTGGGCAGTGGAGTGTGCTCTTACGTTTTCTTTTAATGCCagttcctttttctctctttcttttggttGAAGGAAAGTGCTTCTGAATTAGTGATAGAAAGACGCCTCTGAAAGTAAGATGCAAAATTTATTCTAGCTACCAGGAACATCTGCCGGTTATCATGTAGCAATGTGTATTTGAGATAGTACCACATTTCATGAAAGAGGGGTAAATCCTGCACCACGACTCCCAGCGCGTGATCAGCCAGCCACCGGTACGGcgtggctctgcagagcagcagcagctcagactGAGCGTGTTTCACCAAAGGCTTCTGCCAGGGGAGTGTGGGCTGTGCCAGCAGATCCTCAGCCGAGAAAGGACgtgctgagggaagggaaagcaCTGTAATGCCGGGAAAAACCCTCTGTGCCATGGCCGCCCTGCTGGCGGGGGCAGTGGGGCCGTTCCGGGGAGACACTGCAACAAAAGCAGAGCAGACCCCGGGCTCTGCGCTACCACGTGGCATGCCAAGGTTGCAAGACCTTTCTATAGCAACTAAGAGGGAGTTTTAAACGGGAAACACTATACTGGGAAGCTGTTACATCCCTACTGAAAAATCCAGGAAGTCCCAGTGTCCCAGCCCCTCTCCGTGCTCTGACAGCAGAGACCACCCTCAGGCTGTCCAACAAATGTGCTCCACCAAGTTTCTCCGATGAACTGGACGTGGGCCCGCTTGCCCACGAAACGGAGAAAAGTGACAAAACACGGATATTGGTTTCaggtgaatggaaaaaaaaaaataaatcataagaggtggaaaacaaatgtttctgtGGGCTGTTCtgcaaataaaagagaaaatgcttaaATGCTGATCGTGTTGGGTGGGGATGAACCCCCAGTGCAATGAGAAGGCAGTGCTGAATGAGCTCTGGTTGAAATAAAACGACGTTGGAAGCGAGAGCTGAGAGGTGTGGACGTGACAACTCGCCCGTGTGAAAAGAAGGGAGCCTTGGGAACCGGGGAGGGAGCTCTAAGACCCTTGGCGTGAGGGGCTGCAGGAGACAGAGGCAGCTCCGCTCCCCGAAGGGGCAGAGCCCTGCGCTGGCCGTTCAGGGGCTGCAATTACCCGGCACCAAAAAGAACCCTTTTGTCCCGTGCGCTGGGGTGACCCTGGGCTCAACATGCAAAGACTCACTCTCAGGTCTGGAACCTCCCTGCCATGAAACCTTGCTCATTTTCCCCAACGTTCGCACTCCCCGTCTTCCCTGCGAGCAAAGGGTTGGGCTGGTATTCACTCACTGAgcaatctgtttatttttaacccCGTTTCTCGGCATCTTTTAAACAACTGCTTCTTCCCAGCACACTCCCCTCAAGAAATCCCCTGAAGTGCTGTAAAACCAGGACGCTGCATTTGGAGGCTCAGCAGATGCCAGAAGACACTCGTTATCTGGCCAATGCTGCCGAGCAAAGAGCTCTCGCCTCTAGACCTGGGGTCAGAGTCAAGTGCGTGATCACTAACAGACCCCTCCTCCTCTGACAGCTGAGCAAGGCTCAAAGGGACCACACAGTCCTCCAGCCTGAGTTCCTCTGAATTCTGAGACATGAAAACCAATCCAAGGGACCAAATCAACCCAAGCAGTGGTTAGACTTGCCTTGTGCACTGCCACCAAACTGGGATTTGTTTTTCAGGAACGGACTGGAGACAGCAGAGCGACACCGACCAACGCAAACCCACCAATAAGGGAGGAAAGTCTGGCCTAAACCGGACACAGACTGTCTCTGGCATCTCATTGCTTTCACCTGCATTAAAAGTCACTtcgaaagaaaacagaaacagcccTGCCACCCGCAGAACTGAGGAAATGTTCTCATTTCTCAACTCAACCCGATGTCCCAGGTTTTTGTCACCCGTCGTGCAGGAACAGCCACGTTCATGGGACGGGCTGGTATTTTGAAAGCTGCAGAAATGAGGGGGAGCGTAAGCCTCATGCTCTGCTGAAAGGGCAGCACGGGTCCTGCTGCCGGCGTCACTGCAGGCACAACCGCCTCCCCCTTTAGCCAGGAATGAAGGCAACACAACCAGGGCACTGCAGGAGCCTGGCAATCAAACAACGCGCCCTGAATCAAACAACGCGTGCTGAAAGCCAGCACTGATGAACCTGAACTCCTCGGACCACTCCTTCCCCTCACTCCTCCGGCGATGCCGCCTCACATTCTCATCCCGGCCTCTGAGATTCCCTTCCTCGCTTCTTCAGCGTCAACAGCCCTGTTTTCCAGAGTCAGACCTACACAAACCACACCGGAGCTCGCCTTTCTGGCTCTCCTACACCCGACTATTCTCTTCCACGCGTAGAGAGTTGGATCAGGCTGTTCAAGCAAGTTTGAACCGCAGGGAACTTCAAAACCCGGCATCTAGCTCCCAAAGTCAGGCTGAAGAAATAGTGCCTCAAGGACCCAGCTAAGTGTCCTCTCCATTTACAGCCTCTGTAGGGCAAAGCTTATGAAACTGCATGTCAAGTAAGTGGCCCCAGGGCAGGGCTTTCCagcctccagcctcccctgcatccccccagaAGGAAAACAGGGATGTTTAACTCACTCTGCAGCAGAGACAAAACAATTTAGATGCCCATCGTTCTCGTCCAGGACTTCTCTGGTGCGAGCCTCCCCGGTGGACTGCAGGCCGATGACGATACACTGCGGGGAAACACAGAAGGCGTCAGGGAGGGTGCACCGCAGCCGGCATCAGGGCACACAGCCACAGGAGACCGGATTTCACCGTCCCACGTACGTCCCCCTCGGCCCCTGTCCCAAACACGCCTTGGGCCTGTAGCAGAGCTCCTGATCAAGAACCATCTCAAATCTTTCAGCATCCAAAACCGCACCTCTGCTCACACCAGAGAGGACAACTCCAATTACAGAAGCTGACTGCCTTTCCTAGGTAGTTTCTGCCTAAAATTTCCGAATCGCATCCAGATGGATGAAAGGACAGGGCTGTGCTTGGCGTGACGGATCTGGTACCtcttctagaatcatagaatcttcacggttggaaaggacctttgagatcatcaagtccaaccatacacacacaagaaaaccTCTACGATCTCTGCCActgagcatgccctgaagtgccaattCTAGCTTCAACATGACCCAAAATACCCTTTCAGATCAGCCTGCCCACATCTACCACAGACAAACACTGGGTAATGCCTCAGAAGATGAGACCACGATAACTCCCCAGTACCATTTACTGTTAATATTCTCAGAAACCCGGACGCTGCACTTCGTTCTGGTTAATCTGCAGAGAAATTCAGCCTTAAAGAGGTTTGGAATGGCTTTCAAGTCAAGCTGAACAATAATTAACTCCCCCTTTGGTTGCAGACTACAAAAAAGAATTCACTTGCAATGCAAGAGCGATGGCTGCTGCCAGTGCAGCGAGGCTCCGATACCACACCTTGTCCTTCGCCAGCTCCTCCTTGGCAAGCTCAACGAGTCGCCGGACTTTAGCAGCAATGCAGAGATACTTGAAGAAGCGTTGGTGAGCTGACCAGAACTGACCCCACAAGGACTTCCGAGACTCCAAGCCGATGCAGTCGGCTGCCTGCTGGAACACCATCAAGGCCTCTGCCCACTGCAGACAATACCGAGAAAGGCTGAGTTAAtatcttagttttctttttcattactgCTGTGCAGGAGGTTATTAGAACAGTCTGGGGTTTGATAATCTGATTTAACATCAGTATTTATGTCGCTGCGTTAGGCCGAATGAACAGCCTGGTTATTCTCTCCTTTCCACATTGGCATGGTGCTGCAAGCTCTGGTTTGCAAATATGGAACTTTTGAATAGAAGCCAAAAAATATAAGATAATTCTTTATTTAAGCTGAGCACATGTACCCCTTTTccttctcatagaatcatagaattgttgaggttggaagggacctttaagatcatcgagtccaacctttagcctaccctgacaagagccacttctagaccatgtccctcagtgccccatctaccctttttttaaacacctccagaggtggtgaatccaccacctccctgggcagcctattccaatgtttaataaccctttcagtgaaaaaatgtctcctaatatctaatctaaacctcccctgacgtaacttgaacccgtttcctctcgtcctatcacttgtcaccagggagaagaggtcagcccccatctctctacaacctcctttcaggtagttgtagagggtgataaggtctcccctcggcctcttcttctccaggctgaacaaccccagctccctcagtcgttcttcataaggtttgtcctccaggcccctcaccagctttgtagcccaggTCTTCATAAACCAGGTCTGCGGTCATGGCCACGTTTAGGGTCCTCAAACCCTCCCACACACTAAGTGGCTGTGCCCAAAGTGCAGTTAAaacatgtgtccccccccccgcagcgggaCCAgctcaccagcttcgctgcctTGTCGTAGACAATCTTGTACTGCTGATCCAGCGGGATCTCCTCGATTCTGAAGGTCACTCCAGTGAAACTGAGCTGCCTGGCAATGTACATTCCACTGACCTTCATGTCCATTGCCACGATCTCCATTGCACCAACTCCCCTGGGAGAGGAAGACAGCTGTGAAACCCCTTCCTCTGCTTCGGGGCAGCACCGGGTAGCGCCTCTGCAGAACCACCACCTCTCCTGGCTCTAGGTGCCCACTGTCCCCAGTCATCGCACCCATTTCCCAAACAAAGGCTGCCACAAAACCTAAGCTGCGTGAAAAGGGACACCGGACATGACTCACCTCTTTTCAATTGCATGCAGGAACTCATCAAACGCTCTGAAAGGGGTGCCCGGCCCCCAGATGCCCAGGCGGCTCATGTAAATCATGTTTTTTGGCTCAGAGGCACCTGTTTGAACAGAATTCACTGTTAGCGGCACTACAGCAGTTGTGAATAGTTTTGATTCAAGTAAAGTGAACTCCTAAGAGGATGGTAATTTGCTCTTGTGCCTTTGGAGGCCCAAGGGCCTTTCCAAGCATTGCCCTCCGTACACTAAGTTGGAAAGCGTCACCGTACAGCTGAACAGCTGGCCAGGAACAAGTTAAACTGGAGAGGAATTAGTCTGACTTGCCAAAAAGCGGTGAGTAATGGCCGTGCTGGGGCTTGGGGCAGATCTTAGCACCCTCGGCTCTAGCACTGCACAACTGTTCACCTCTTCTTGCAGGAACGCGCGCTCTCAGAGGACGTGCTCGCATCCCAAGGGCACCCTTCCCACCACAGAGGTGACGGGCACCGCGTGGTGCCCACACAATGCCGAGAGAAGCTTACCTGTGGCACTGGCATAAACAACCCTTGCTTGAGGCAGTTTGTTCTGAAGGTCCAGCACTGCTTTGCCCATTTTAGTAGAGCTGGCATTTTTGGCTTTGTGGCATTCATCAAACACAATCTGGAGGGGAATGTCAGTTAAGGAGAAAGGATCTATTTTCATCACGAGGACGGGAGCAGACAGAAAATGCAACCCAGCCTCCTCCAACCAACTGAACAACCAGTCCCAACATCAACAGGACCGACTTCTTCCCCACATTGCAAACGATCGGTTGGTTTTGCCTCTGCTCCTCAGAGCCCCAAGtcattccctcctccctctcccttcacTTCCAAGGTGTGTCATGTCTTGTATTGCTGAGGGAGAAGAATGCTGAAAAGGTTGATCCCAGCTGcgttcttcccctcctcccacgaacactgcagcctgtggaggaggagagcgCGTGGGGGAATGCGTGTGCTTACAGCATTTAAATATCTACCGCAGGCACCCGGCTGCTCGGCACAGCTGCTCCCAGTGACTTCAGAGGGCCCTTAGCCCTTTGTTCCTCAGTGAATTCAATCACAAGCATGCAGTTCTTCTcgcttgctccttttttttttttttaaaaggatacaaCTCCATCAAAATTTTCCCTGCACCAGTCCAAAATTTGTTTTAAGCGTGTCCTGTGCTGCCCGCCTGCCTGGCTTTCACCGATCAGCGCAGAATAAGTGGCAAAGAGGACTCCTTCTGAGGTAGCTGTGTCGCCATATTTAATCTGCAGAGAGGAAGAACAAGAGCACACGCGCTCACGGTGCTTGTCCCCAGTACGTCGCGCCCATTCGTTGCCCACAATCAATACCGCCGATTGTGCTGCGACCGTGCAG includes the following:
- the SBNO2 gene encoding protein strawberry notch homolog 2 isoform X1, which translates into the protein MPSAHPAMDGGQNYPQHEHQQSGNTLYSIPGLRSQLAVPVMENSMLAADSWSSCYPASFPTSSFPSENQQYFNSSHDFYMNPISRPHFLDTNYASVDPTDFLPKNGDFPQDSSYLDELSNNNSLFSSPADSLSDIADPKNFLSNDSLNHVPTLWDVNTPQQNQIELFSPSRSFSGLNSSNDHVPAVPNTPLLISYQSQAPAEEEDEGEEEETEELGQTETYAEYIPSKSKIGKHHPDLVVETSTLSSVPPPDITYTLSLPRSVADKGSLSALQLEAIIYACQQHEVLLPNGQRAGFLIGDGAGVGKGRTVAGIIFENYLKGRKKALWFSVSNDLKYDAERDLKDIEASHIPVHALNKIKYGDTATSEGVLFATYSALIGESQAGGQHRTRLKQILDWCRENFDGVIVFDECHKAKNASSTKMGKAVLDLQNKLPQARVVYASATGASEPKNMIYMSRLGIWGPGTPFRAFDEFLHAIEKRGVGAMEIVAMDMKVSGMYIARQLSFTGVTFRIEEIPLDQQYKIVYDKAAKLWAEALMVFQQAADCIGLESRKSLWGQFWSAHQRFFKYLCIAAKVRRLVELAKEELAKDKCIVIGLQSTGEARTREVLDENDGHLNCFVSAAEGVFLSLIQKHFPSTKRKREKGTGIKRKPGKQRGRCAKALKGVCDLTGVIKISDDSSTDSDMGLDSDFNSSPESVFETDDVIFVEHTYNGFAADDRSNFHVLPSRKDMHGLRELEHVEKMKQDLLTKVKALGKELPLNTLDELINHFGGPENVAEMTGRKGRVVCRPDGSVMFESRAEQGLSIDHVNLKEKERFMKGEKLVAIISEASSSGISLQADRRVKNQKRRVHMTLELPWSADRAIQQFGRTHRSNQVSAPEYVFLISELAGERRFASIVAKRLESLGALTHGDRRATESRDLSKYNFENKYGAKALDRVLSTILNHTENRVPVPKSYDRGEAAFFHEMKQGLISVGICCNQMKYGTVSVEKDCSITKFLNRILGLEVDKQNMLFQYFSDTFDYLIEKDKKEGKYDMGILDLAPGVDEIYEESKEVFLTPGHPQDGQVVFYKISVDRGLKWEEAYEKSLKLTGSFDGFYLSCKMRGRRYTCLLAEQSRGKNFILYKPNIGKQSQLESLDSLQKKYRRVLPEEAKKHWESSYKFSLTNCNHAAWNGSCKLIQERKECFQGMRLRHYYMLCGALLRVWSKIASIMADITNTSYLQIVRLKTKEKKKQVGIKIPESCVRKVLEELKQMDENVKRKHNQEQSPQFSLPLPMLSQPPDLTQTGPGVPLPRHSLCQDEILDLTCSPPSNSIPDVVMNPELGMLCLPSEPLLQPHQQHRLPFGFSHPSAFESPAPVLEGNVPLSSSLHEPLPLPHPAPLQTLQQQQQEDFVQQDGNINFREILEEMLRTFNGAHQENMLPQERQSVIQFSGPFPDF